A single genomic interval of Halorubrum aethiopicum harbors:
- a CDS encoding DUF7096 domain-containing protein, with translation MTRRITLLVAALTVAGLIAMVPLGAAVTGDPGGSPAIGDGAGAGGDASVSGDTDERPQVGSETAANDTSDLSPGERLSGVIGVQGAEVDGEVSSRTFEIRLAEAETDEERAAVIAAQLERNEERLAELRERQRELRERREAGNVSPGAYAARQAAIGTRVATVNRTTNRSVEVAAGLPDETLAERGVDADRIRALRERASELSGPEVAAIAREIGGNRTGAPMGPDRRGPPGSGVGAPGGPGAPGGDAPGGPGAPGSDSPGGPGTPGSDSPGGPGTPGGDAPGGPDAPGGGGPIDDLPGGGPPGSNVSEPGADDTGPRNGSVADGSARDGPNRDGAGTRGNVTDGNGGERSGGEGSESDGARGSDGDRGGGNNPGSDGGDAGDAGDAGDGGNDAGDDDAGDTGDDAGSGSDSGSEGDPGSGAGDGASGGGRGGP, from the coding sequence ATGACTCGACGGATCACGTTGCTCGTCGCGGCCCTGACGGTCGCGGGGCTGATCGCGATGGTCCCGCTCGGAGCCGCGGTGACCGGCGATCCCGGGGGGTCGCCCGCGATCGGCGACGGCGCGGGCGCCGGTGGCGACGCGAGCGTCTCCGGGGACACCGACGAGCGGCCACAGGTCGGATCGGAGACCGCCGCGAACGACACGAGCGACCTCAGCCCCGGCGAACGGCTCTCCGGCGTCATCGGCGTCCAGGGGGCCGAAGTCGACGGCGAGGTGTCCTCGCGCACCTTCGAGATCCGGCTCGCGGAGGCGGAGACCGACGAGGAGCGCGCGGCGGTGATCGCGGCCCAGCTCGAGCGGAACGAGGAGCGGCTCGCGGAGCTGCGGGAGCGGCAGCGGGAGCTCCGTGAACGCCGCGAGGCCGGGAACGTGAGTCCCGGCGCGTACGCCGCTCGGCAGGCGGCGATCGGGACGCGGGTGGCGACGGTGAACCGGACGACGAACCGGAGCGTCGAGGTCGCGGCGGGCCTGCCGGACGAGACGCTCGCCGAACGGGGGGTCGACGCCGACCGGATCCGGGCTCTTCGCGAGCGCGCGAGCGAGCTGAGCGGTCCGGAGGTCGCGGCGATCGCCCGGGAGATCGGCGGGAACCGGACCGGCGCGCCGATGGGGCCGGACCGCCGCGGCCCTCCCGGATCCGGGGTCGGCGCACCGGGCGGTCCCGGCGCACCGGGCGGTGACGCTCCGGGCGGTCCGGGTGCTCCGGGCAGTGATTCCCCAGGTGGTCCCGGCACTCCGGGCAGTGATTCCCCAGGTGGTCCCGGCACTCCGGGCGGTGATGCCCCGGGCGGTCCCGACGCGCCGGGCGGTGGCGGTCCGATCGACGACCTCCCCGGAGGCGGCCCTCCGGGAAGTAACGTCTCCGAACCGGGAGCCGACGACACCGGCCCGCGAAACGGGTCCGTAGCCGACGGCTCGGCGCGCGATGGACCGAATCGCGACGGGGCGGGCACCCGGGGGAACGTCACCGACGGGAACGGCGGCGAGAGGTCGGGCGGCGAGGGGTCCGAGAGCGACGGAGCGCGCGGAAGCGACGGCGACCGTGGCGGCGGGAACAACCCCGGAAGCGACGGCGGGGACGCTGGCGACGCTGGCGACGCCGGTGACGGCGGGAACGACGCCGGCGACGACGACGCTGGAGACACCGGCGACGACGCCGGAAGCGGTTCCGACT